In the Bacteroidota bacterium genome, one interval contains:
- a CDS encoding C25 family cysteine peptidase has product MKTFTQPTCRSIKVFVITTIVLFSLNIVHSENISLNGGKNDLTVKENTYNRLYVSNSLNSLDYFVIKTDQGDFTELFAGAYSNTLAIGSPKLPVLRKLIEIPAGAVPEVRIISSDYKDYTLSELGILNAILPTQPPVPKNNHPLPPFEYNTTVYNTDVFYGEAMASVDDLGIMRGLRIGRLNIAPVRYNPVTQILRVYKEIDVEIIFRDANIPLTIQEKQKNASPYFSSLNRMFLNYKPVETRDTITKYPVKFVIVSDPMFYDQLQPFISWKIRKGFNVIEAYTNDPLVGNTLNSIKAYLQSLYESGTPEDPAPSFILFVGDVELVPAWSLSGASDLTYCEYTGDYFPEVFYGRFSAQTPAQLQPQIDKTLQFEQCTMPDLSYLGNVVMIGGMDGNYAQVWANGQINYGTENYFNEAHGIFSYTYLYPASGSHAADIIQNVSDGVGYANYTAHGSPDGWADPSFSVSDIGTLQNQDKYGLLVGNCCSTSEFQTPECFGEALLRAENKGAIGYIGGSNSTFWDEDYYWGVGVGPITEDPPSYEETTLGAYDRMFHDHGEPWADWYTTQDQMIFAGNLAVTEGAPGSAQYYWEIYCLMGDPSVSPYMGVPSQMTVTYDQLMPLGSTSFTVTANPYALVAISKEGVLYGAAVANESGIAEVSLTPISVPGTADVVVTNQNRQPFIGTVTVASPDGPYVLFKTCIINDQSGNNNGMADFSETISLNVTLENVGNSDATNLTALLTTSDQYVEITDNNTTLADILSGTTVTETNAFTFVVNDSIPDQHKVIFNLSINDGSDVWSSNFPVSLCAPVLFIGQMTIADNIVGNSNGRLDPGEMAEIIIPVFNTGSSDAPNAMAMLASTSEYLILNASSAEPGIIPYGQSVNTVFIVTVNPATPVGTVADFTSYAESSAYSAEKSFSQKIGLVLEDFETGDFTAFDWQMGGDAEWTVTDNNVWSGTFSAVSGDIGDEQASWLEITFDVPADDTISFFRKVSSEDGYDYLSFYIDDVQAGQWSGEKDWERFAYAVTSGTHTFKWQYDKDYSESYGGDCGWIDYVVLPSVGGAGEPLSLTAVAYPQQVCIGDGAQLLALPSGGTGMYAYLWSPAETLNDPTAYNPFANPAETTIYTVQVTDGQDTLYAEVTLPVLELPEPPAITQEAEQLVSSSAIGNQWYIWGQPIAGATEQTYTPLATGEYYATYSNENGCESAPSNTIYYIYIAVEELESDSKLTVFPNPFNDRVNISYSLDKISDVKLVLFNTVGKEISVLINTRNQPAGNYSCTLNASGLVPGIYYCRFETGSQIVTRKLILTQ; this is encoded by the coding sequence ATGAAGACCTTTACGCAACCAACCTGCCGTTCGATCAAAGTTTTTGTGATCACGACTATTGTCCTTTTTTCTTTAAATATTGTTCATTCAGAAAATATTTCGCTGAATGGCGGAAAGAATGATCTTACAGTCAAAGAGAATACTTACAACAGGTTGTATGTTTCAAATAGTCTAAACTCCTTGGATTATTTCGTTATTAAAACTGACCAGGGTGATTTTACCGAGCTTTTCGCCGGAGCGTATTCAAATACACTGGCTATCGGTTCTCCAAAGCTTCCTGTTTTAAGAAAACTGATAGAAATCCCGGCTGGCGCTGTTCCCGAAGTACGCATCATTAGTTCAGATTATAAGGACTATACCTTGTCGGAGCTAGGCATTCTTAACGCCATACTGCCTACGCAACCTCCTGTGCCAAAAAATAATCACCCGCTGCCACCTTTTGAATATAATACAACTGTTTACAATACCGACGTATTTTATGGTGAAGCGATGGCTTCTGTTGATGATCTGGGTATCATGCGAGGACTGCGCATCGGAAGGCTGAACATTGCACCTGTCCGATACAACCCGGTTACACAAATCCTCAGGGTTTACAAGGAAATAGATGTTGAAATTATTTTCAGGGATGCAAATATCCCTTTGACTATTCAGGAGAAACAGAAAAATGCTTCCCCATACTTCAGCAGCCTCAACCGGATGTTTCTCAATTATAAGCCAGTCGAAACACGGGATACGATCACAAAATACCCTGTAAAATTTGTGATCGTTTCCGATCCGATGTTTTACGACCAACTTCAGCCGTTCATTTCATGGAAGATCAGGAAAGGCTTCAATGTCATTGAAGCTTATACAAATGATCCGCTTGTTGGCAATACCCTGAATTCAATTAAAGCCTATTTACAGTCACTATACGAATCGGGGACGCCCGAGGATCCTGCTCCGTCGTTTATTCTGTTTGTGGGGGATGTCGAGCTGGTGCCGGCATGGAGTTTAAGCGGCGCGTCCGACTTAACTTATTGTGAGTATACCGGCGACTATTTTCCTGAAGTTTTCTATGGACGATTTTCGGCTCAGACACCTGCCCAATTGCAACCGCAGATAGATAAAACTTTGCAGTTTGAGCAGTGCACCATGCCCGATCTCTCCTATCTCGGCAATGTGGTCATGATAGGCGGAATGGACGGCAATTACGCGCAGGTTTGGGCTAATGGCCAGATCAACTATGGTACGGAAAACTATTTCAACGAGGCACACGGCATCTTTTCATATACTTATTTGTATCCTGCTTCAGGCAGTCATGCTGCTGATATTATTCAGAATGTGAGTGATGGTGTAGGTTACGCCAACTATACGGCACATGGAAGCCCCGACGGATGGGCCGATCCGTCATTCAGTGTGTCCGATATTGGAACCTTGCAAAACCAGGATAAATATGGCTTGCTGGTTGGAAATTGCTGCTCCACAAGTGAATTCCAGACTCCGGAATGTTTCGGAGAAGCCCTGTTGCGGGCAGAAAATAAAGGCGCCATTGGATATATCGGCGGCTCCAACAGTACGTTTTGGGATGAAGATTATTACTGGGGTGTCGGCGTCGGACCTATAACGGAAGATCCTCCATCCTATGAGGAGACAACCCTCGGCGCTTATGACCGGATGTTCCATGACCACGGCGAACCATGGGCTGACTGGTATACCACACAGGACCAGATGATCTTTGCAGGAAACCTTGCCGTGACCGAAGGGGCTCCCGGCAGCGCTCAGTATTACTGGGAGATTTACTGCCTTATGGGTGATCCCTCAGTATCGCCCTATATGGGTGTACCCAGCCAAATGACAGTCACCTATGACCAGCTTATGCCATTAGGATCGACATCTTTTACTGTGACAGCTAATCCCTATGCACTGGTGGCCATTTCAAAAGAAGGGGTGCTATACGGAGCTGCTGTGGCTAATGAGTCAGGAATAGCAGAAGTCAGCCTGACACCAATATCTGTACCGGGAACCGCTGACGTGGTGGTCACTAACCAGAACCGCCAACCGTTTATCGGCACAGTTACCGTGGCCTCACCCGATGGACCCTATGTGTTGTTTAAAACATGCATCATCAACGACCAAAGCGGGAATAACAATGGCATGGCAGATTTTAGTGAAACCATTTCATTGAATGTTACACTTGAAAATGTCGGCAACTCCGATGCTACAAATCTGACAGCACTACTGACTACATCCGATCAATACGTTGAGATTACTGATAATAATACTACCCTGGCTGATATTCTGAGCGGCACTACAGTCACCGAGACAAATGCCTTTACTTTTGTCGTGAATGACTCTATCCCTGACCAGCATAAGGTCATTTTCAATCTATCCATCAATGATGGCAGTGATGTATGGTCGTCGAACTTCCCCGTTTCACTATGCGCCCCTGTATTATTCATCGGCCAGATGACCATCGCCGATAACATTGTCGGCAACAGCAATGGAAGACTTGACCCTGGTGAGATGGCAGAGATCATCATTCCTGTCTTCAACACAGGTAGCAGTGATGCTCCCAATGCCATGGCCATGTTAGCCTCCACAAGTGAATATCTTATTCTGAATGCCAGTTCAGCAGAACCTGGTATTATCCCTTACGGTCAATCGGTAAATACGGTATTCATAGTTACCGTCAACCCTGCAACTCCTGTCGGAACTGTTGCTGATTTTACATCATACGCTGAATCATCCGCCTATTCAGCAGAAAAATCCTTCAGCCAAAAGATCGGCTTGGTGCTTGAGGATTTTGAAACGGGTGACTTTACTGCTTTTGACTGGCAAATGGGTGGCGATGCCGAGTGGACGGTGACTGACAATAATGTCTGGTCAGGTACATTTTCTGCAGTGTCAGGCGATATAGGCGATGAACAGGCATCCTGGCTTGAAATTACCTTCGATGTACCGGCTGATGACACCATTTCTTTCTTCAGGAAAGTATCTTCGGAAGATGGGTACGATTACCTGAGCTTTTATATTGATGACGTCCAGGCCGGGCAGTGGTCAGGCGAAAAAGACTGGGAACGTTTTGCCTATGCGGTGACCTCGGGAACGCACACATTCAAATGGCAATACGATAAAGATTACAGTGAATCGTATGGCGGTGATTGTGGCTGGATTGATTATGTTGTGCTGCCGTCGGTTGGCGGGGCCGGCGAACCTCTTTCGCTTACAGCTGTCGCCTATCCTCAGCAGGTATGTATTGGCGATGGCGCGCAACTGTTAGCTTTACCTTCCGGCGGAACGGGCATGTATGCCTACTTATGGTCACCCGCCGAAACGTTGAATGATCCCACTGCATATAATCCTTTTGCAAACCCGGCAGAAACAACCATTTACACTGTGCAGGTCACCGATGGACAAGATACTCTGTATGCTGAAGTCACCCTTCCTGTCCTTGAACTGCCTGAACCACCGGCTATCACCCAGGAAGCAGAACAACTGGTTTCCAGCTCAGCAATCGGCAACCAGTGGTATATCTGGGGACAACCTATTGCAGGAGCCACCGAACAGACATACACACCTCTGGCTACCGGTGAATATTATGCCACCTATTCCAACGAAAATGGCTGTGAATCCGCACCATCAAATACCATATATTACATTTATATTGCTGTTGAAGAACTTGAAAGTGACAGCAAGCTGACGGTTTTCCCGAATCCATTTAACGATCGCGTGAATATCAGCTATTCACTGGATAAAATTTCGGATGTGAAACTTGTTTTATTCAATACTGTTGGAAAAGAAATTTCTGTTCTTATCAACACCCGGAACCAGCCCGCGGGCAACTATTCATGCACACTAAACGCTTCAGGGCTTGTGCCGGGTATCTATTATTGCCGTTTTGAAACAGGCAGTCAAATCGTCACCAGGAAATTAATTCTTACACAATAA
- a CDS encoding ABC transporter permease yields MKLPLFIARRYLISRKSYNIINIISGISVAGITVGTMALIIILSVFNGFENIVTKLFNSFDPDLLITVKEGKVFDPSRLPAETIRNIPGVIRYTEVVEENALLKYGSKQYIATIKGVSEDYEKYSGLDSMLVEGELVLQKGARPFMVLGYGVSYYLGVNLSAFDNSIYVYVPKRTKKTLSSIDQAFNSGVITPSGIFSIQQDFDSKYVLVPVGFARTLLEYTSEVTAIEIGLASWTDKENIQEQVKQLCGDDFSVKNRYQQQELLYKMMKSEKLAIYFILGFILLIATFNVVGSLSMLILDKRKDIGVIWSMGASNTLIKRIFLAEGLMISLSGALLGLLLGAMICWIQQRFGIIKLEAGSGSFIIDAYPVRMQVKDFLLVFLTVMIIGMGSAWYPVRQISKKYLQQKLS; encoded by the coding sequence TTGAAACTGCCATTATTCATAGCCAGAAGGTATCTTATCTCAAGGAAATCCTATAATATAATTAATATCATATCCGGGATTTCAGTGGCCGGTATCACAGTAGGTACCATGGCACTGATCATCATCCTGTCGGTCTTCAACGGATTCGAGAATATCGTTACGAAACTGTTCAATTCCTTTGATCCGGATCTGCTCATCACTGTGAAAGAGGGAAAAGTCTTTGATCCATCACGCCTGCCGGCTGAAACGATCAGAAATATCCCCGGTGTGATCCGTTATACTGAAGTAGTTGAAGAAAATGCCCTGCTGAAATATGGTTCAAAACAATACATTGCCACCATCAAAGGCGTATCAGAAGACTATGAAAAATATAGTGGTTTGGACAGTATGCTGGTCGAAGGGGAACTGGTGCTGCAAAAGGGTGCGCGCCCTTTCATGGTTCTTGGCTATGGCGTATCCTATTATCTCGGGGTCAACCTGAGTGCTTTTGATAATTCCATTTATGTGTATGTCCCGAAAAGGACCAAGAAGACGCTTTCATCCATTGACCAGGCTTTTAATTCAGGTGTTATCACGCCTTCAGGGATTTTCTCCATACAGCAGGATTTTGACTCAAAATATGTGCTTGTGCCTGTTGGCTTTGCCCGCACCCTGCTTGAATATACCAGCGAAGTCACGGCCATTGAAATAGGGCTGGCTTCATGGACTGACAAAGAAAACATCCAGGAACAGGTGAAACAGCTTTGCGGCGATGACTTTAGCGTCAAGAACAGGTATCAGCAGCAGGAGCTTCTGTATAAAATGATGAAATCGGAAAAGCTGGCTATTTACTTTATATTGGGATTCATTCTGCTGATCGCCACTTTCAATGTCGTAGGTTCATTATCCATGCTCATCCTCGATAAAAGAAAAGACATTGGTGTAATATGGAGCATGGGAGCCAGCAATACCCTGATAAAAAGGATCTTCCTGGCAGAGGGGCTGATGATTTCGCTATCGGGTGCTTTGCTGGGGCTTCTGCTTGGCGCGATGATATGCTGGATACAACAGCGGTTCGGTATCATTAAACTGGAGGCAGGCAGCGGCTCCTTTATCATTGATGCCTACCCTGTCAGAATGCAGGTAAAGGACTTCCTGCTTGTATTCCTGACCGTTATGATCATCGGAATGGGATCAGCATGGTACCCGGTCCGGCAAATCTCAAAAAAATACCTGCAACAAAAATTATCTTAG
- a CDS encoding tetratricopeptide repeat protein codes for MVKIISKSERTQNNTLPESHEGDTKRKRLVLWMSISLVIIVLASFSSVFKNGFVDYDDKKFIYNNLLIKELNSKSLVNIFTEHNFTPWYKPLVYLSWAIEKKIFGLNPVVFHTTNLLFHIANTIFLFLILLKLFRKTYPQNEFTPWIALLVAALFGISPLKVESVAWAVERKDVMFGFFYLSSLYCYVNYLTGRKYYNILVGSILFLFGLMCKSMIITLPVILFLIDFLFKRKINFNLISEKVPFFIVLLIGLGFYGFFWSPPHAYHALTPGREALHNRISIKSFPNKPTYMAYKASFHSSRLTEWVTRSVVPYKLSVVYPLPKLYYPDRYKLVDLVFVLPILLMIAAGIFFYNRIRALTAAIAFYFITILPVLNIYINESYVSDRYTYFPSIGIYLLIGIIVLELASRWPKIKYFLLSIFAVYLLFFGVSTYLRVKVWHDSITLFEDLVTRFPKLYFGYTSLGNSYLDLGKPEKAIQYFNKSHELNPNQAIMLNARGLAKHHTGDYAGALRDYDLAIRMEPTFSLALSNRGITKLTLGQTQEALKDFNEALRLDNEYVSAYNGRGMAWQKLEEYQKAIQDFTTCLKYNPYYVMAYINRGNTRILMKDYQGAIADFTLSFRISPNNVQALHGLGYTKLSMEDYQGAVQDFTRTINMYPSYSLAYFNRGVAKFHLNDLAAACRDWNDAYRLGYTQALGFLNNYCK; via the coding sequence ATGGTAAAGATCATTTCCAAATCAGAAAGGACTCAGAATAATACGTTGCCGGAAAGCCATGAAGGTGATACGAAAAGGAAACGTCTGGTGCTCTGGATGTCGATCTCATTAGTCATCATCGTCCTGGCTTCATTTTCATCTGTTTTTAAAAACGGATTTGTGGATTATGATGATAAGAAATTCATATATAATAACTTACTCATAAAAGAATTAAATTCAAAAAGTCTGGTTAATATTTTTACAGAACACAATTTCACACCGTGGTATAAACCCCTGGTCTATTTATCCTGGGCCATTGAGAAAAAGATCTTTGGTTTAAATCCAGTGGTATTTCACACGACAAATCTCTTATTCCATATAGCAAACACGATCTTTCTGTTTTTAATTCTTCTAAAGTTATTTCGAAAAACATATCCTCAGAATGAATTCACTCCATGGATTGCACTTCTCGTCGCAGCACTGTTCGGCATCAGTCCGCTAAAAGTTGAATCTGTAGCCTGGGCAGTCGAACGTAAAGATGTGATGTTTGGATTCTTCTATTTATCAAGCTTATACTGCTATGTTAATTATTTAACCGGAAGAAAGTATTACAATATCCTTGTCGGAAGCATCTTATTTCTTTTTGGGTTAATGTGCAAATCAATGATCATTACCCTGCCGGTTATCCTTTTTCTTATTGACTTTTTATTCAAGAGAAAGATAAACTTTAATCTTATCAGTGAAAAGGTACCTTTTTTTATAGTTCTACTGATTGGTTTGGGATTCTACGGATTTTTTTGGTCTCCGCCTCATGCATATCATGCACTTACTCCTGGAAGGGAAGCACTACACAATAGAATTTCGATAAAATCCTTCCCAAATAAGCCCACTTATATGGCTTACAAGGCTTCTTTCCACTCTTCCCGTCTCACTGAGTGGGTGACAAGATCAGTTGTTCCTTATAAATTATCAGTGGTTTATCCTTTGCCGAAATTGTATTATCCTGATCGTTATAAGCTGGTAGATCTCGTTTTCGTGTTACCTATTCTTCTGATGATCGCAGCAGGGATCTTTTTTTATAACCGGATTCGTGCACTAACTGCAGCTATCGCATTCTATTTTATCACCATCCTTCCAGTCTTAAATATTTATATTAATGAGAGTTATGTTTCTGATCGCTATACTTATTTCCCATCGATAGGAATTTATTTGTTGATAGGAATTATTGTTCTGGAATTAGCATCGCGCTGGCCAAAAATTAAGTACTTTCTTCTTTCAATATTTGCTGTTTATCTGTTGTTTTTTGGCGTTTCTACTTATCTGCGCGTCAAAGTATGGCATGATAGTATAACCCTTTTTGAAGACCTGGTGACAAGATTTCCAAAACTTTACTTCGGTTATACCTCCCTGGGCAACAGTTATCTTGATCTTGGAAAACCGGAAAAGGCGATTCAGTATTTCAACAAATCTCATGAATTGAATCCCAACCAGGCTATTATGCTGAATGCACGGGGATTAGCCAAACATCACACAGGTGATTATGCAGGGGCACTCCGCGATTATGATCTGGCAATCAGGATGGAACCGACGTTCTCATTGGCATTAAGTAACAGGGGTATTACAAAACTGACACTTGGACAGACCCAGGAAGCACTAAAGGATTTTAATGAAGCCCTCCGCCTGGATAATGAATATGTCTCCGCTTATAACGGACGTGGCATGGCATGGCAGAAACTTGAAGAGTATCAGAAAGCCATTCAGGACTTCACGACTTGTCTGAAGTATAATCCCTATTATGTCATGGCCTATATTAACCGCGGGAACACAAGAATATTAATGAAGGATTATCAGGGTGCAATTGCAGATTTTACCCTCTCGTTCAGGATCAGTCCCAACAATGTCCAAGCTTTACACGGCCTGGGATATACCAAACTGAGCATGGAGGATTATCAGGGTGCGGTGCAGGATTTTACCCGGACCATCAATATGTATCCAAGTTACAGCTTAGCCTATTTTAATAGGGGTGTAGCCAAATTTCATCTTAATGACCTGGCAGCTGCCTGCAGAGACTGGAATGATGCTTACCGCCTTGGCTATACACAAGCATTGGGATTTCTGAATAATTACTGCAAATAA
- a CDS encoding class I SAM-dependent methyltransferase, which translates to MEYDPIKRRLGIVFNKTIWLRKIFYKLLDLLLLRSWHVRRELISWSAAQQGEGQVLDAGSGFGQYSFYMANKWRNMSITGIDLKQEQINDCNQFFSRAGLNNAHFIYADLITYKKTAAYDLILCVDVMEHIGEDLIVLNNFSESLKKGGLLLISTPSDKGGSDVHEHGQESFIEEHVREGYNMEEIREKLKSSGFSQIEASYTYGIPGQISWRLSMKYPIVLLGISKLFFILLPFYYLAVMPFALLLNCIDLNFRQRTGTGLLVKAWR; encoded by the coding sequence ATGGAATATGATCCAATTAAACGGCGTCTGGGGATAGTGTTCAATAAAACCATATGGCTCCGGAAAATTTTCTATAAACTCCTCGACCTGTTGCTTTTGCGGTCATGGCATGTGAGGCGTGAGCTGATATCCTGGTCTGCCGCACAACAGGGTGAAGGGCAGGTGCTTGATGCAGGATCCGGCTTCGGACAATACAGCTTCTACATGGCAAATAAATGGAGGAATATGTCCATAACCGGTATAGACCTTAAACAGGAACAAATCAATGACTGTAACCAGTTTTTCAGCAGGGCAGGCCTGAACAACGCCCATTTTATTTATGCTGATCTGATTACGTATAAAAAAACAGCCGCTTACGACCTGATCCTGTGTGTTGATGTGATGGAACATATCGGAGAAGACCTTATTGTCCTTAATAACTTTTCAGAATCGCTTAAAAAGGGTGGTCTGTTGTTGATTTCAACACCATCCGACAAAGGCGGATCGGATGTGCATGAGCACGGTCAGGAATCCTTTATCGAAGAACATGTAAGAGAAGGATACAACATGGAAGAGATCAGGGAGAAACTGAAAAGCTCCGGATTCAGCCAAATTGAAGCCAGTTATACGTATGGCATCCCCGGTCAGATTTCATGGAGATTATCGATGAAATACCCGATTGTCCTGCTTGGCATATCCAAACTTTTTTTCATCCTTCTGCCTTTTTACTATCTGGCCGTTATGCCTTTTGCACTCCTATTGAACTGTATTGATTTGAATTTCAGGCAAAGGACAGGAACAGGATTGCTCGTAAAAGCATGGAGATGA
- the rbfA gene encoding 30S ribosome-binding factor RbfA gives METKRQNKISRLIQKEVAEIFLYEGRNLFEGAMITVTRVHVTKDLSIARIYVSLFAIKDKNELLGKICLQSREIRKRLAVRIKNQVRIMPELEFFLDDSLDYIEKIEELLKK, from the coding sequence ATGGAAACAAAAAGACAAAATAAGATATCGCGACTGATTCAGAAGGAAGTGGCTGAGATTTTCCTTTATGAGGGCCGCAACCTCTTTGAAGGGGCGATGATAACCGTTACCAGGGTTCATGTTACAAAAGACCTCTCCATTGCCAGAATATACGTCAGTTTATTTGCCATAAAGGATAAAAATGAGCTGCTGGGTAAAATATGCCTGCAATCCAGGGAGATCAGGAAAAGACTGGCTGTACGTATTAAAAACCAGGTCCGTATCATGCCTGAATTGGAATTCTTCCTGGATGACTCTCTGGATTATATCGAAAAAATCGAAGAATTACTTAAGAAATGA
- a CDS encoding ABC transporter ATP-binding protein, protein MKKLIKILHYALSYSGYASLNILFNILSILFSLVSFALFIPILQMLFKTTEIPGTKPPFTLSSFESVKQNFYYEIGRMIHERGEMTVLMYIAISIVVLFFLKNLFRYLGMFFLAPLRNGVVKDIRNEMYLKILILPLSYYTEQKKGDLISRMTSDVQEVEWSIMSSLEMIFREPLTILFFVITLFLISPSLTVFVLVLLPISGYLIGQVGKSLKRTSMKGQRKMGELLSIIEETISGLRIIKAFNAIPSAEQNFNDHNRSYFRLMTRLYRKRDLASPLSEFLGALVMVVVLWFGGRLVLGPQNPLDAATFIVYLGIFSQLIPPAKAITTAVYNIQRGAASVERIEEVLKAEEVIVEKPDARRVSEFKQEIEFRDVCFSYAPADNKAEQEVLKDICLRIPKGRTIALVGPSGAGKTSMINLLPRFYDVTKGEILIDGIPLKDLVISDVRGLMGLVTQESILFNDTVFNNIALGNRKATMEEVEAAARIANAHEFIMKMDNGYFTNIGDRGTKLSGGQKQRLSIARAVLKNPPIMLLDEATSSLDTESERLVQDALINLMKNRTSVVIAHRLSTIQFADEIIVLDNGEIVERGSHQELIEHNGLYKKLHALQSFK, encoded by the coding sequence ATGAAAAAGCTGATCAAAATACTGCATTATGCTCTCTCATATTCAGGCTATGCCAGCCTGAACATACTTTTCAACATTCTATCGATACTCTTCTCCCTGGTTTCTTTCGCCCTTTTCATTCCAATCCTTCAGATGCTGTTTAAAACTACTGAAATACCCGGAACAAAGCCGCCGTTCACATTGTCCAGTTTTGAGTCGGTAAAACAGAATTTTTATTATGAGATCGGACGGATGATCCATGAACGGGGAGAGATGACAGTCCTGATGTATATTGCCATTTCCATTGTGGTTCTGTTTTTTCTCAAGAACCTGTTCCGGTACCTCGGCATGTTTTTTCTTGCGCCCCTGCGCAATGGCGTTGTCAAGGATATCAGGAATGAAATGTATTTAAAGATACTCATCCTGCCCTTATCCTATTACACCGAGCAAAAAAAAGGTGACCTCATCTCGCGTATGACATCAGATGTGCAGGAGGTTGAGTGGTCGATCATGAGCTCTCTGGAAATGATTTTCCGTGAGCCTCTCACCATCCTCTTTTTTGTCATCACCCTTTTTCTCATCAGCCCATCCCTCACAGTTTTTGTTCTTGTCCTGTTGCCCATCAGTGGTTACCTGATCGGGCAGGTGGGTAAAAGCTTAAAAAGGACCTCCATGAAGGGACAGAGAAAGATGGGAGAGTTATTATCTATTATTGAAGAGACTATTTCCGGTTTGCGGATTATCAAAGCTTTTAATGCCATCCCATCGGCTGAGCAAAATTTCAATGACCATAACCGGTCCTACTTCCGGTTAATGACACGTCTGTACCGGAAACGTGACCTGGCATCGCCGCTGAGTGAGTTTCTTGGTGCACTGGTAATGGTCGTTGTTCTCTGGTTCGGGGGCCGGCTTGTTCTGGGTCCGCAAAATCCTCTGGATGCGGCAACATTTATCGTTTACCTGGGCATTTTCTCCCAGCTCATACCTCCTGCAAAAGCTATCACCACGGCAGTGTACAACATTCAAAGGGGCGCCGCCTCTGTCGAACGCATCGAAGAAGTCCTGAAAGCCGAGGAGGTCATCGTCGAAAAACCTGATGCCAGACGGGTTAGCGAGTTCAAACAGGAAATAGAATTCCGTGATGTCTGTTTTTCATATGCCCCAGCTGATAATAAAGCAGAACAGGAGGTGCTGAAGGACATCTGCCTGCGCATTCCCAAGGGCAGGACCATCGCCCTTGTCGGACCTTCCGGTGCCGGGAAGACCTCAATGATCAACCTGTTACCACGATTCTATGATGTGACAAAAGGGGAGATACTCATTGACGGTATACCTCTTAAAGACCTGGTCATTTCGGATGTGAGAGGATTGATGGGCCTCGTCACGCAAGAATCTATTTTGTTTAATGACACAGTCTTTAACAATATCGCCCTTGGAAACAGGAAGGCAACAATGGAAGAGGTGGAGGCTGCAGCCAGAATTGCCAATGCCCATGAGTTCATCATGAAGATGGACAATGGATATTTTACCAATATTGGCGACAGGGGTACCAAACTGTCGGGAGGACAGAAACAAAGGTTAAGTATTGCCAGGGCGGTGCTGAAAAATCCGCCGATCATGCTGCTGGATGAAGCCACCTCATCCCTCGATACAGAATCGGAGCGTCTCGTCCAGGATGCATTGATCAATCTCATGAAGAACAGAACATCCGTTGTCATCGCCCATCGCCTGTCGACCATCCAGTTTGCCGATGAAATCATCGTCCTGGATAACGGTGAAATCGTTGAAAGAGGCTCGCACCAGGAACTTATTGAACATAATGGCCTCTATAAAAAACTCCATGCCCTTCAATCCTTTAAATAA